The region agtctatttagtccttaatccatgcagtgacttttcgagccaaacagggcttccaacttATAGATcgatacttctaaggcctatcccctacgtaaagtggcaaactttacgtgtagattaagagatctaggctcaaaacacactaaactagggtttatggaaaacatacttcttcaacataccaagggctgatactttaggggattctagaccaaaacaagcatggatctgaggtagcaacctcagatctggacctctaactcgaaatagttACATATCATACCAAAATGTACAAAACTCACACATgagaatagatctaggtgcaaagggagtccaagcaacagcttattacctccaattggtctgaaatgtcttcttaatcccggatctacagtcccttcttgcacctccaaggcctttcctccttctccaagcttcaaaagcTTCACTAAGGGTAAATTTTGCTCCCAAAAcgattatggcggctagggtttagtgatatgtgctagagaggcagtaaaggaaacctaggggagagaatgagacgtttaaataagctccaagtcccggatttagggttttccttgctcagaccagactcgccgagtcaccttggccgactcgccgagttggtcgcttacacctcaacccggatcccgctcggactcgccgaatccctccttggactcgccgagtctctccttaaaattggggttttctttGTTTTCTTGGCTTaccaaactttgggtgttacaaccataggctacccccatggtctttcatatagTTTTCAAGGGCTaacccatggtcttccatgcaagtatcacaaagacaactagcatcctacatagtatagtaagaagactcacctcacagacaTAGTCAACAACTAACAGTTCTCACAGCCAATAAACGAGCGTTATACACCTCCTAATAAACCACACAAGGTAAACCTTAGTTCACCTTTTAAAACTAGCtaattgaccaaaagtcaacagtcaaagtccaagtcaactCTAGAtggtcaccacgtcgtggccatctTTAGCCACGTCATGGTCGCTTCTCAACAAAATAATCGAACCCCAGTTACCACTTTGTGGTGAGCAGGCACtcacaacttaatggattaagctctcAACTTATTAAGCCACTCCATTTCAACTTTCCAGAAAGCTTCCTAAGGTCTAACACAACATAAAAATCGATGCTATTCAGACATGAATGTCCTATCCAAATCTAGCACTCAAACTAGGTCGAAAATGGAGAAATGTGACCTAAAACTCATACAAAGTTCATAAACCAAATCCAACTCTTAGATCCAGAAGATATAATGCTCATGGGACTTAGAAAgaccataaagttgctaactttattcCATCCATTCACTTTAACGAAAACCATGGACCAAAAACTCATAAAGTGACCTAATATTAGATCTAAGGATTTAATGAGCAAAGTgaagactttttacctccaaatgattaGAAATGAAGTGAAGATATGAGATCCAAGCTGTAATCAAGTGTGCTATCACAAAGATgagatccttcttccttcaaccTTCACAACGTGACTTCACactcaaaacacacacaaaaGGCTAGGGTTTGTGTGAGGGTTCATTCTCAAAGAATGGAGGCTGCCAAATAAGGCAACCCTAGAAGTTAGTGCCCTCAAATAGGGCACCAatcccgaaaattagggtttatcccAAAATGGTTGCCAAGCCGTGACATTTCATAGATGCGCACTTCCTCAATAATGGATGATACGTTGTGGCCCCATAAGTGACATGTTGTGGCCATAGTAAAAATCCATAAAATGTTGTAATTAACTCATGAAAAGAATACCTAAAAGATGGATATTACACCAATGCTagattaatatttttttgtttttcaaaaagttGAAAATCTCTGATATATAATGATGGGTTGTGGGATAATGATGACTTATGTGTCTAGATTGAGATTTCGGGTAACGGTGATGGATCATACATTCCCTACTGAATAATTTTAGTAAGAATGATTGAAACATAGGTCCACACAAGTAACCATTGGACATTTGTATATATATTGAAACTCAATATAACGAGATAATATAGAGCTCAAACAACCCTAAAAGAATAATTTTTTGTATCAATATAATGAGATAATGATAtacaaaattattatttttttgggtTTGTTAGGGATCTATATTATTTCATTAGATTGAATTTCCTCggaatatgatatataattacaATTTTCCATCGGTTACCTATGTGGACCTATGTTTAAATTATCAATCAACATTAACCATTTCTTCATAATTGTTTGTTGATTAATCAATGTCATACGAAGGACCATGAGCAACTTTCTTACATTTATGCTTATCGTCAACCTCATATACAAGTCCATTGTAAGCAATTTGTGTTGCATACCGTGTGTCTAAAGGACTAAATGTCATAGGTAATAAATTACACATTTGGTTATTTTAGGCACCGTATAACCCATTCCATTTACATTGAAACGATTTTCTGTTGGAAGTCGATTTGTAGTGGGTGATGTAGATTGGTATGTAAGTAATCAGTTAACACCATTTTAAAACATGATTCCCAACAAACAATTGCATTGTATTTAGAGACATTTTAGTAACCATATTAACAAAATATTTTAAATCATTGTCATTAATTAATAATTTGCATAACAACGTTGACATAGAAAAGCAAAACATATTTGATTGGTCTATAATTTGGACCTGAAAGCCACCATGTTAACCAACCCCCAAAATTGATATCTTAGGTTAAATTCACACAATATCATGTGTAATTTGGTGCCATATGCTAGATAACGTCGTTCATTCGCTCGTATTGTCCTCCATGACAAAAAGCTACACGGAATATATGGTTATATAAACtcattttcaataataaaatgatgGATTGAGATAGAAAATAAGAAGAATAAAACTCTAAACCCATGAAAAGATCAAAATAAATCTTTGAATTTAGTTGTCTGAAATCTCAATCTGGAATATACGTACAAGGAGTCAATATGGGATGTACCTAACCTTTACCTTTGACATGTGATATGCCAAAAGACTTTTATACAATGTTGTAAAAATCAGTTTTTTTAGTTGAATTGTTATGGTGACCGATTCGTAGTTCTAACCAATTTTTTTCTACTTTCCTACACACATAGATATCCataagtttaaacattaaaaatacatataaatacaagtTGAAGATCAATTCAAATACACTAAAAACATACAACTAAAAGTTTATATCAATCCATatacatcaaaaataaaatagagtATAATAcggaaacaaaatatagttttagataaaTATAAACATGCTAAAAAAactttaaaacatttatcatatgtttttaatcAAAGAATTCTAaataaatgtgaaaaaaaaaaaaaaaaaaaaaaaaaaccaaagtaGTTTTGAAATTGATTCATAtccatgtgttttttttttaatttaaccgATTCAACTGGATTTTCGTAAAAAACTGCTGGTTCATTTCGATTCTGAAATAGACATAAAATTGGTTCTAGTTGAACCGTTCCTTTTTCCGGTACCCAGTCCAACCGGTTTGACCGGCCAATTCAaactggtttttaaaacattgatttaataTCACATCCCACTAATTTGCTTGCCAGTCCATACAAAATTGAATAGTCCGGAATGGGACCCTCCAAAATTTGTGGCCATTTTTTCAAACCTAGTAACTTTTGGTCCCTTTCATAAAAGTTATTACGTTGGGAGAGACTTAATAAAGATGTTTTTTGTCAAAAATAAATTAGTGGGTCATTGACATTGCAATACAAATAAATTGAAGATGCTCTTGTAGCTTGAGCTCGACTCGTGATATGATTCAAGCTCATTTCAAGATAGATAACTCCCAAAATGCCGACTTGTTCGCAGTCCTACAAACAACTATCAATGCACAAAATACAACATCGTAAACAAGAAAAGAGTGTTAAAGATGACTACATTTTCCATATCAATTCATGTGAAGTTCCTAATTAAATTCATGTGACCAACAACCAACTACAAGTCACAAAATAAGGATGTTTTGCTATACTGATACATTAAATGTTGATCTCATGTACACTGTACTAAAAGTACACCCATACATGCATAACAACATTTAGGACCCAACAAGGATTAGCTTAACAACTCACCTAACTAAACTTACATCCTAACATCAACAatctatacacacacacacacagatcaAATTAATCAAGATTCGGTAACTCTTAATGACCCTCCAAGCTCAACAGGTACAAGTGGGATGAACGAATGCAAGACATCTGTTATCAATGGCCTGTAACTTGGTTCCGGTTGTACACATAGCACAGCCACAGCAGCAACCTTTACAATAAACAAACacgaagaaaaaaaaatcttaatttaAACTGATAAATGAGGACCTTTACGTCTTTTGCACAGTCAGGAGACTAAAAACAAATCTATGTCCCACCTTTTTTGGTGGGACAAAAGATTACAACTTTTGTCTTGTCGACATTAGTCTCGGTCCTAGTGTACAGTGTAGGGCAAATACAGTACAGTCTGTTCGAAAAGAAAGATTATACTAACTTGATACAAGTGCTTCAAGTCCATTGTATCTCTAATCACGGGATCAACAATGTTAGGAAGCTTTGATCTGTCGGTTAGCTGAGGCATTGCCTGATGAATAAATTCAAACTTTAAAATTTTACAAGATTAAATTGTTTAAGATATAAATATGGTTGATTGATTATATTGCTTACCCATGTGACGATAGATTGGCATTGAGATGGAGACATTTTCTCCACGGGTTTTCTCCCTATTAAAAGCTCGAGAAGGACAACTCCAAAAGCGTATACATCACTTTTATCGGTAAGTTTACCTGTAAAATTTCAGTAATAAATTATAATcactacatttaaaaaaaaaaaaaaaattatgttcatCAATTGAAAAATGAAGTGCTTATTGCATACCATCTAAGAGGTATTCGGGAGCTACGTAACCTAATGTTCCCGAAAGCTTTATGTTGTTCTTCCCCTGAACCCCACCAGTAATCGCGAGCCCAAAATCAGAAAGCTGAATCCAGTAAATGAAGCGAAGAGTCTCAGATTTCTATTATATCATATGGTTCTAAAGATTCAGAATTAGGGTTCTTACTTTAGCATTGTAGTTGGAACCTAGAAGAATGTTGGACGATTTCAAATCTCTATGAATCACAGGCGGAGTACATCGCTCGTGAAGATACTCTAGTCCTCTATTCGATCAAAATCAATAATCAAGATTCAATAATTTGACATGATCCAAGAAGAAAACGGGTAAATCAGTGATCAAACACAACCCATATCGACCCAATTTTGGATTAATTGGTCAAAATTGAAACCTTTAATAAAGATAAGCCAAAGTCAACGGAAATACCTCGCAATATCAAGCGCAATTTTCATTCGGTGTTGCCAGCTTAAACCACTTCCATGAGAGGGCCCtaagtaatttaaaaaaaaaaaaaagtaataatcaATAAAAGTGATGAAAAATATAATAAGACACAAAATGATAGAAAAATTACCATGCAAATGGGATTCTAATGAACCATTATGCATCATCTCGTAGACCAAAAACCTTGTCTCATCATGTATGCAATAACCCAAAAGATTAACAATGTTTTGATGCTGAATTCGGCTTAAACAATTGATCTCATTCTGCAAACAAAACAAAGAACTGGTAAATTGCTACAATTTATACaagtaaatctttttttttttttaaagttacctCAAATGCTCTTTGTGAATCTGGTCCTCCGCCATGGATTCTTTTAACAGCTGCAAGAAAATGATCATTGAAACAAGCTTTGTACACACTCCCAAATGCACCATGGCCTATGATGTTGTCTTCATGAAAATTGTTTGTTGCAGACACTAACCATTCGTATTCTATAACAGTCGCAGATCCCTTTTTACCAGCCATTCTCAAAGGGTTGAATTTATCCAAAATTGGACCCAATGATAGCCCTTTTGAAGCATCTACAAATTTGATCAAGATTAAAAGTGTTCATAATGTTGGGTGTATTTGATGTGCCTTTTGAAAGTAATCATCTCGATAATAAGTTTCTAAGTATTTGGTTGACTTTTAATTATTGGGGCAAATAATCAATTCTGGATTTATATTGTATGAAATGATAACCCCGATATTATAAAATGAAAAGCGTATTCAAATACCCTTTAgtaaaggaaaaaagaaaaaagaaaaaaaagagataCCTAGGCTTTGTTGGGCTTTCTGGGTATTGGAGGTTTTTGAGACTTTTAACCTGTAGATCCAGAAACATGATATGAACAGCAAAATTGCAGCAAGAAGAGTTGAAGCAACAATGAGTGCTACAAGAATCTTCTTGTTCAAATCTTCATGGTGCACCACTCTGATTTCAGATACACCTGTATTTCGCAAGGACCCCGATCAACAATTTGTAAACCAAAACCGCCATAAGTATCCGTTTTGCTTTGTTAAAGAAAGTAAATAAGAATATATTATCAAGAGTTCTCAGTGAGTCGTTTCATCAAACAGATAAACTGCATTGAACTTGGAACTGAAGCTTAACACTTGACCCATTTAAAACATGTCCAAAATTGCGAAAATGCATGTTTTCAGCAATTAAAAATGATGAGGGGTTTGTAAGTTACCTGGAGATCGAGCTTCGTTTTCGGTGGATATTTGAGAAAAAGGAGGTTTTTTCTCGCTCGGAAGAACAGGGTCAGCCATGGAGGATAGAGGTGGGTCGGTGGTGAAAGCATCAACTGGGAGTGTAAAAGAGCATAAAACCAAAATGGGTATAATGAAAACAAGATTCATATCCATTTTGATGCAGAAAGATTTGTTTAGAAGAGAAGGGGGAGACAAGAGAAGCCAAGGGAAGCTAAGATCGGAAGATATACCCAAATTTCATGTGTTTTGTCTTTCATGGTTTCATGCTTTGAATTTcgaaactctctctctctctctctctctctctctctctctcattattTGACATAGATATGAATGAAAATAGCCAGACATTACTCagtttatttttttaagtttaatATAATTTAATGTTCGATAGTATATTTTAAtggtaaatttatattttatatatatatatatatatatatatatatatatatatatatatatatatatatatatagaaaaactAATGTTCAAATAACAAATTagtaataataaattataaaatgaaaAGCATATTAAAAATGTTTTAAGATCATAAAAATggtttattataatttataaattagtttataaattattttttgataaattaattataaattatttttttcagcTATCACGTCAATAACTAATTTTAGAGTTTCTTATTAATTTGGTTCTCTCTACATATCTTTCTATATTTATAACTTAGATGAATGGTGATTAAAATATTCTAAGTTTTTTAATTATTTGGTCtaacaaaaatattattattcatttttaaaatcatacAAATtggattttaattatttaattattattcagCTATCCTTAACTTTATTGATAATTTAATTAGTGGATTTTTAAGATCAATTAGATAATAGCATAAGCATGTTGCAAACAACTTTTACTTTGGTGTTGTCATATATTAGGTTTATATAAATCCAATgatctttttaattttatataatatacATTAGTTTTGAGATTCATTTATCAAAtggattaatttaaaaaaaaaagttaaatataaaggtcaaaatatttgagagcttaaatttataagaaaaataagaaaaaataatgatttattttaatgaaaatgtgttttatcttttaaatttaaataaagaaa is a window of Lactuca sativa cultivar Salinas chromosome 1, Lsat_Salinas_v11, whole genome shotgun sequence DNA encoding:
- the LOC111910140 gene encoding probable receptor-like protein kinase At1g80640 → MDMNLVFIIPILVLCSFTLPVDAFTTDPPLSSMADPVLPSEKKPPFSQISTENEARSPGVSEIRVVHHEDLNKKILVALIVASTLLAAILLFISCFWIYRLKVSKTSNTQKAQQSLDASKGLSLGPILDKFNPLRMAGKKGSATVIEYEWLVSATNNFHEDNIIGHGAFGSVYKACFNDHFLAAVKRIHGGGPDSQRAFENEINCLSRIQHQNIVNLLGYCIHDETRFLVYEMMHNGSLESHLHGPSHGSGLSWQHRMKIALDIARGLEYLHERCTPPVIHRDLKSSNILLGSNYNAKLSDFGLAITGGVQGKNNIKLSGTLGYVAPEYLLDGKLTDKSDVYAFGVVLLELLIGRKPVEKMSPSQCQSIVTWAMPQLTDRSKLPNIVDPVIRDTMDLKHLYQVAAVAVLCVQPEPSYRPLITDVLHSFIPLVPVELGGSLRVTES